ACCTGCTGCGGCCGCCCAGCGAGGCGGCGGAGCTGGCGGCCGCGGGGCTGCTGCTCGCCGCCTTCTCCGCCTCCGTCTGCAGCCTCCTGGCCATCACCGTGGACCGCTACCTGTCGCTGTACAACGCGCTCACCTACCACAGCGAGCGCACGCTGGGCTTCACCTGCGCCATGGTGCTGCTGatgtggctgctgtgcctgggcgtggggctgctgcccctcctgggcTGGAACTGCCTGCGGGACCAGAGCGCCTGCAGCATCCTGCGGCCCGTCACCAAGGACAACGCGGCCGTGCTGGCCgtcaccttcctcctccttttcgCCCTCATGATGCAGCTCTACCTGCAGATCTGCAAGATCGCCTTCCGGCACGCCCAGCAGATCGCCGTGCAGCACCAGTTCATCGCAACGGCGCAGGCCACCTCCACCCGCAAAGGGCTCTCCACCCTCTCGCTCATCCTCGGCACCTTCGCCCTGTGCTGGATCCCCTTCGCCATCTACTCCCTGGTGGCCGATTCCAGCTACCCCGCGGTCTACACCTACTCGCTGGCGCTGCCCGCCACCTGCAACTCCCTCATCAACCCCATCATCTACGCCTTCAGAAACCCAGACATCCAGAAGTCGCTCTGGCTGGCCTGCTGCGGATGCATCCCCTCCACGTTCTCCTCCAGACCAAGGACATCCAGCGATGTGTGAGGACTGAGCATGAGCCAGAGGTGCTCCcttgctctcctcctccttctctttttcccctctgtcgTTATTGTTTCCTACCGGGAGGAACCCCCCCCGGTCAGCACATCTCGTTCCATGGAAAGATggtcaaaaagagaaaaaaagaaaaagggaaaacgaagggggaaggaaagagagagaacgGAATGATAATGGTTTCCTttagaaatgttattttcttacacattttattttttatttaaaaacacaaaacaccaaaaaaaaagaaagaaagaaaagaaaagaaaaaggatccTCATACGATGGCGTTTGCCTGCTCTCGGGGTAAGGAGCCGGGGGAGCAGCGGGCCCTGTCCGGGGGTCCCAAGCCTCGGGGGCACATCCCACGGGAAGGCCACAGGAGCGGGGGCCGGGCAGGAGTCCTGTGCCCCCCGGCGGGGCTGGTCCCCAGGCGCGGGGTCGCTGTGCGGGTCGCCCACCCCCTGCGATCAGGGCTTGCGATGCTATGCAATAACGGGGGGCGGCGTTCAGCACTGCGGGGGGACAGCTCCGGCtgcgggcggggcgcggggccgccGGGGCTGTGCCGGGTGCGGAGCTCCGGGAACCTGAGGGCAAGAGACTCTCTAGGTTTGCCTGGTGTGGGCTGTCGCAGGGATGGGGTACCCAGGGAATCCGGCCCGTCCTTCCTCCCACAGAGGCGTCTGGGGCGGGGTGAGGGCTGGTGGGGTGCGGGTGGGGAGGGCAGGTGGGGTGCCCTGCACCCCAGAGGCCAAGGAAGGGCTTTCCTGTCTCACTGGGGCTCTGGGGtgattctctccctcctctgtaCTCCCCTCCACACTGGTCGTTTACATTGGGGTGGGATTTTGATCCAAAGAGGGGTCTGGGCTTGCTGGGGTCCCCGAGGGGGAAGCCTCTGTAACCACACATGTTGTTGGTGATGCTGCCAGTTTAACCTGCTTCACTAGCAAAGCAACGGGCCCCTCTCATTCCCCTCCTGTGTGATGTGCTTTGTGGTGTTAGTGAGACCATGACAAAGTGTCCTTTATCTTGTGCTTTCTTTTGGCCGGGAAGTGGAATGGTGCGTTTAATAAAAAGCAAGCGAGAAACCAAGAAACCCCCACAgagatggcagggctggggatgggcaCCCAGGGGGgttcagggcagagctgggggatgctgctgcagggccTGGCATGGCAGCAGCTCAAGAGAACCCTCACCAACTGAGCCTGCTATGCCAAAccttctgctttccttcagaGAAATTGTTGTGATGTTGGAGAGGggctttggacaagggcctggagtgacaggacacagggaatggctccccactgccagagggcagggttagatgggagattgggaaggaattcctgcctgtgagggtgggcaggccctggcacaggctgggcagagaagctgtggctgccccatccctgggagtgtccaaggccaggatggacagagcttggagcaacctgggacagtggaagaaATCTCCTTGCTTTGTGGGGCTGCAGTGGATGCAAAGGCACTTTATGGCTGGGTCCAGACAGACCTAAGTGTATTTTCTCTCTGGATCTGTGCAGAGAATCTCTTGCTCCTTGGAGCTCAGTGCACATGAGAAAGCTGTGAATCTCCAAAGTGTGCCTG
Above is a window of Pithys albifrons albifrons isolate INPA30051 chromosome 14, PitAlb_v1, whole genome shotgun sequence DNA encoding:
- the LOC139678486 gene encoding G-protein coupled receptor 12-like; protein product: MLHGPAAMGEPWPPQPQQQRLSGPGNASEPPAWPSAAAGPGTAAPGGGGAAAAGSVSPWDIALCATGTAVAGENALVLAVLFYTPSLRAPMFLLIGSLALADLLAGLGLVANFAVRYLLRPPSEAAELAAAGLLLAAFSASVCSLLAITVDRYLSLYNALTYHSERTLGFTCAMVLLMWLLCLGVGLLPLLGWNCLRDQSACSILRPVTKDNAAVLAVTFLLLFALMMQLYLQICKIAFRHAQQIAVQHQFIATAQATSTRKGLSTLSLILGTFALCWIPFAIYSLVADSSYPAVYTYSLALPATCNSLINPIIYAFRNPDIQKSLWLACCGCIPSTFSSRPRTSSDV